A single region of the Enterobacter cloacae complex sp. R_G8 genome encodes:
- the otsB gene encoding trehalose-phosphatase, translating to MADMLTAPPVLPGHYAFFFDLDGTLAGIKPHPDQVVIPEAVLQDLHQLSQLNEGALALISGRSMAELDLLASPYHFPLAGVHGAERRDIHDHTHIVTLPDALINKLQVQLSAALAELPGTELEAKGMAFALHYRQAPQHEEAVLALADRVAHAHPELALQPGKCVVELKPKGINKGAAIAAFMATPPFKGRTPVFLGDDLTDEAGFRVVNQAGGISVKVGPGDTEAEWRLANVASVWQWISDIANQQQQQIAQNKGGNHYGSLSRRL from the coding sequence GTGGCTGACATGTTAACCGCACCGCCTGTACTGCCCGGACACTATGCTTTCTTTTTTGATCTCGACGGCACGCTCGCCGGGATAAAACCGCACCCCGACCAGGTGGTTATCCCGGAGGCGGTATTACAGGATTTGCATCAGCTCTCGCAACTGAATGAGGGAGCACTGGCATTGATATCAGGGCGCTCAATGGCCGAGCTGGATCTGCTCGCCAGTCCTTACCACTTTCCGCTGGCCGGTGTACACGGAGCGGAGCGCCGCGACATCCATGATCATACGCACATCGTTACACTCCCCGACGCATTAATTAACAAACTGCAGGTACAGCTTTCTGCTGCGCTGGCGGAGCTGCCTGGCACAGAGCTGGAAGCCAAAGGTATGGCCTTTGCCTTGCACTACCGTCAGGCACCCCAGCATGAAGAGGCTGTGCTTGCGCTCGCCGACAGGGTCGCGCATGCGCATCCTGAGCTGGCGCTGCAGCCGGGTAAATGCGTCGTGGAGCTAAAACCGAAGGGGATCAATAAAGGCGCTGCGATTGCTGCGTTTATGGCAACGCCGCCTTTCAAGGGCCGGACGCCCGTTTTTCTGGGGGATGACCTGACCGATGAGGCCGGGTTTCGCGTAGTGAATCAGGCTGGAGGGATCTCCGTGAAGGTTGGGCCTGGTGACACTGAAGCCGAATGGCGTCTGGCAAATGTGGCCAGCGTCTGGCAGTGGATATCTGACATCGCTAACCAGCAACAACAACAAATAGCGCAAAACAAGGGGGGAAACCATTATGGGTCGCTTAGTCGTCGTCTCTAA
- the tyrP gene encoding tyrosine transporter TyrP encodes MKNRTLGSIFIVAGTTIGAGMLAMPLAAAGVGFGMTLLLLGTLWALMCYTALLLLEVYQHVPADTGLGSLAARYLGRYGQWTTGFSMMFLMYALTAAYISGAGELIASSVNDGFGSGITPATGAIFFTLIGGGVVCVGTSLVDLFNRFLFSAKILFLIVMLVLLAPHVHKVNLLTLPLEKGLALSAIPVIFTSFGFHGSVPSIVSYMNGDIRKLRRVFVIGSAIPLIAYIFWQLVTLGSIDSSTFIGLMAEHAGLNGFLLALREVVTSPHVELAVHLFADLALATSFLGVALGLFDYLADLFQRRNSVSGRLQTGAITFLPPLAFALFYPRGFVMALGYAGVALSVLALLLPSLLAWKSRQQHPRQGYRVAGGKPLLCIVFACGVVIILVQFLIAAGMLPEVG; translated from the coding sequence GTGAAAAACAGAACCCTGGGAAGTATTTTTATCGTCGCAGGAACGACGATTGGCGCAGGAATGCTGGCGATGCCGCTGGCCGCCGCGGGCGTCGGATTTGGTATGACCTTGTTGCTGCTGGGCACACTCTGGGCATTAATGTGTTACACCGCGCTGTTGCTGCTTGAGGTGTATCAGCACGTGCCTGCCGATACCGGGCTGGGTTCGCTTGCGGCACGCTATCTGGGCCGTTACGGCCAGTGGACTACCGGCTTTAGCATGATGTTCCTGATGTATGCCCTCACTGCCGCCTATATTAGCGGTGCCGGGGAATTGATCGCCTCCAGCGTGAACGACGGGTTCGGTTCGGGTATCACCCCGGCGACGGGGGCCATCTTCTTTACGCTCATCGGCGGCGGCGTGGTCTGTGTGGGCACCTCGCTGGTCGATCTGTTTAACCGTTTCTTGTTCAGCGCCAAAATTCTCTTTCTGATCGTAATGCTGGTTCTGCTGGCACCGCATGTTCACAAAGTCAACCTGCTGACGCTGCCGCTGGAAAAAGGGCTGGCGCTTTCCGCGATCCCGGTCATTTTTACCTCATTTGGCTTCCATGGCAGTGTGCCAAGCATTGTCAGCTATATGAACGGCGATATTCGCAAGCTTCGCCGCGTGTTTGTCATCGGTAGCGCCATCCCGCTGATCGCCTACATTTTCTGGCAACTGGTAACGCTGGGCAGTATCGATTCTTCCACTTTTATTGGCTTGATGGCGGAACACGCCGGTCTGAACGGTTTTCTGCTGGCGCTGCGTGAAGTGGTCACGTCGCCACACGTGGAACTGGCGGTACACCTGTTTGCCGATCTGGCGCTGGCCACGTCATTCCTGGGCGTGGCGCTCGGTCTGTTTGATTATCTGGCGGATCTGTTCCAGCGTCGCAATTCCGTCTCCGGTCGCTTACAGACGGGGGCGATCACCTTTCTGCCTCCGCTGGCCTTTGCCCTGTTCTATCCGCGCGGGTTTGTCATGGCGCTGGGGTATGCGGGGGTGGCGCTATCCGTCCTTGCCCTGTTGCTCCCTTCTCTGCTGGCGTGGAAAAGCCGTCAACAGCATCCCCGGCAAGGGTACCGGGTGGCGGGCGGAAAACCGCTGCTGTGCATTGTGTTTGCCTGCGGGGTGGTCATTATTCTGGTGCAATTCTTAATTGCGGCGGGAATGCTGCCGGAAGTGGGGTAA
- the araH gene encoding arabinose ABC transporter permease AraH: MSSVTTSGAPKSAFSFGRIWDQYGMLVVFAALFVACAIFVPNFATFINMKGLGLAISMSGMVACGMLFCLASGDFDLSVASVIACAGVTTAVVINMTESLWIGVLAGLLLGVISGLVNGFVIARLKINALITTLATMQIVRGLAYIISDGKAVGIEDERFFTLGYANWLGLPAPIWLTVACLILFGFLLNRTTFGRNTLAIGGNEEAARLAGVPVVRTKIIIFVLSGLVSAAAGIILASRMTSGQPMTSIGYELIVISACVLGGVSLKGGIGKISYVVAGILILGTVENAMNLLNISPFSQYVVRGLILLAAVIFDRYKQKAKRTV, encoded by the coding sequence ATGTCCTCTGTTACTACATCCGGAGCGCCGAAGTCGGCTTTCAGTTTTGGCCGCATCTGGGATCAGTACGGCATGCTGGTGGTCTTTGCCGCACTCTTTGTTGCCTGCGCAATCTTTGTGCCCAACTTTGCCACCTTCATTAATATGAAAGGGCTGGGGCTGGCTATCTCCATGTCCGGCATGGTGGCCTGCGGGATGCTCTTCTGTCTGGCCTCGGGCGATTTTGACCTGTCAGTGGCCTCTGTGATTGCCTGTGCTGGTGTCACCACCGCCGTGGTGATCAACATGACCGAAAGCCTGTGGATTGGCGTGCTGGCGGGTCTGCTGCTGGGCGTCATCAGCGGTCTGGTCAATGGGTTTGTGATTGCCCGCCTGAAGATTAACGCCCTGATCACCACGCTTGCAACGATGCAAATAGTGCGCGGTCTGGCCTATATCATCTCCGACGGTAAAGCGGTGGGGATTGAAGACGAGCGCTTCTTCACCCTGGGCTATGCGAACTGGCTGGGATTACCTGCGCCAATCTGGCTGACGGTGGCCTGCCTGATCCTGTTCGGCTTCCTGCTTAATCGCACCACGTTTGGCCGTAATACGCTGGCGATTGGCGGTAATGAGGAAGCGGCGCGGCTGGCGGGTGTCCCGGTGGTGCGTACCAAGATCATTATCTTTGTGCTTTCCGGCCTGGTCTCGGCGGCGGCGGGGATTATTCTGGCGTCACGCATGACCAGCGGTCAGCCTATGACCTCCATCGGGTACGAGCTGATCGTCATCTCAGCCTGCGTTTTAGGGGGTGTTTCCCTGAAAGGTGGCATCGGAAAAATCTCATATGTGGTGGCCGGTATCCTGATTTTGGGGACCGTGGAGAACGCCATGAACCTGCTGAATATTTCGCCATTCTCGCAGTATGTGGTTCGTGGCCTGATCCTGCTCGCAGCCGTGATTTTCGACCGTTACAAGCAAAAAGCGAAGCGTACCGTATAA
- a CDS encoding anaerobic C4-dicarboxylate transporter → MITIEFIVILLCLLTGTRFGGMGLGLISGIGLFILTFIFGLQPGKPPVDVMLTILAVIGCAATLQTAGGLNVMMQFAERLLRKHPQHITLLAPFTTWMLTFLCGTGHVVYTMFPIIADIALKKGIRPERPMAVASVASQMAITASPVSVAVVSLISILGAQHGIGHAWGILEILAVSVPASLFGVTIAALWSLRRGKDLADDVEFQEKLKDPKQREFIYGGTETLMNQRFPKQAYWSTWIFFAGIAVVVLLGALPELRPAFEVKGKMTALSMNLVIQMMMLIAGAVMLVACKVNAATISNGAVFKAGMVAIFSVFGVAWMSDTFFQAHLDELKLALEGVVKSHPWTYAIVLFLVSKLVNSQAAALTAVAPMGLMLGIDPKMLIAFFPASYGYFVLPTYPSDLACIGFDRSGTTRIGKFIINHSFILPGLIGVSCACAASYLLVQTFF, encoded by the coding sequence ATGATCACCATTGAGTTTATTGTCATCCTCCTGTGCCTGCTGACAGGCACCCGTTTTGGCGGGATGGGACTCGGGTTAATAAGCGGTATCGGCCTTTTTATTTTGACGTTTATCTTTGGTCTGCAGCCCGGTAAACCCCCGGTTGATGTGATGCTGACCATCCTCGCCGTGATCGGTTGTGCGGCTACCCTGCAGACGGCAGGCGGCCTGAATGTGATGATGCAATTTGCCGAGCGCCTGCTGCGCAAACATCCTCAGCACATCACCCTCCTCGCCCCCTTTACCACCTGGATGCTGACCTTTCTGTGTGGTACCGGGCATGTGGTATACACCATGTTCCCGATTATTGCCGATATTGCCCTGAAAAAAGGGATCCGCCCGGAACGCCCGATGGCCGTCGCATCGGTGGCATCGCAAATGGCGATTACCGCGTCTCCGGTCTCCGTTGCCGTGGTGTCGCTGATATCGATCCTGGGTGCCCAGCACGGCATCGGTCACGCGTGGGGGATCCTCGAAATTCTCGCCGTGTCGGTTCCCGCCTCGCTGTTCGGCGTGACCATTGCGGCCCTGTGGAGTTTACGCCGCGGGAAAGATTTAGCCGATGACGTGGAATTTCAGGAAAAGCTGAAGGATCCGAAACAGCGTGAGTTTATCTACGGCGGAACCGAGACGTTAATGAATCAACGTTTTCCGAAACAGGCCTACTGGTCCACGTGGATTTTCTTCGCCGGGATCGCGGTGGTTGTCCTGCTTGGCGCATTGCCTGAACTGCGCCCGGCGTTTGAGGTGAAAGGCAAAATGACGGCGCTGTCGATGAACCTTGTCATCCAGATGATGATGCTCATTGCGGGTGCGGTGATGCTGGTCGCCTGTAAGGTCAATGCGGCAACCATTTCTAACGGCGCGGTATTCAAAGCCGGGATGGTGGCGATTTTCTCAGTGTTCGGGGTGGCATGGATGAGTGATACCTTTTTCCAGGCGCATCTCGACGAGCTCAAGCTGGCGCTGGAAGGGGTCGTGAAAAGCCATCCGTGGACCTATGCCATCGTGCTTTTCCTGGTCTCTAAACTGGTGAACAGCCAGGCGGCAGCGCTGACGGCCGTTGCCCCGATGGGCCTGATGCTGGGTATCGATCCGAAAATGCTGATCGCTTTCTTCCCGGCGTCGTATGGCTACTTTGTGCTACCCACCTACCCAAGCGATTTGGCCTGCATCGGTTTTGACCGTTCAGGGACAACCCGTATCGGCAAATTTATCATCAACCACAGCTTTATTCTGCCGGGGTTAATCGGGGTGAGCTGTGCATGCGCGGCAAGTTATTTGCTGGTGCAAACTTTCTTTTAA
- the araF gene encoding arabinose ABC transporter substrate-binding protein AraF — translation MHKFTKALAAIGLAAVMSQSAIAENLKLGFLVKQPEEPWFQTEWKFADKAGKDLGFEVIKIAVPDGEKTLNAIDSLAASGAKGFVICTPDPKLGSAIAAKARGYDMKVIAVDDQFVNAKGKPMDSVPLVMMAATKIGERQGQELYKEMQKRGWDVKETAVMAITADELDTARRRTTGSMDALKAAGFPEKQIYKVPTKSNDIPGAFDAANSMLVQHPEVKHWLVVGMNDNTVLGGVRATEGQGFKAPDVIGIGINGVDAVSELSKAQATGFYGSLLPSPDVHGYKSSEMLYNWVTKGVEPPKFTEVTDVVLITRDNFKEELAKKGLGGK, via the coding sequence ATGCACAAATTTACTAAAGCGCTGGCGGCCATCGGTCTGGCTGCCGTTATGTCACAATCCGCTATCGCTGAGAATTTAAAACTCGGTTTTTTGGTAAAACAGCCGGAAGAACCCTGGTTCCAGACCGAATGGAAATTCGCCGATAAAGCCGGGAAAGATTTAGGTTTTGAAGTCATTAAAATCGCCGTGCCTGACGGTGAAAAAACGCTGAACGCCATCGATAGCCTGGCGGCCAGTGGTGCAAAAGGTTTCGTTATCTGTACACCGGATCCAAAACTGGGCTCAGCGATTGCAGCCAAAGCGCGCGGCTACGACATGAAAGTCATTGCGGTTGACGATCAGTTCGTCAATGCCAAGGGCAAACCGATGGACAGCGTGCCGTTGGTCATGATGGCGGCAACCAAAATTGGCGAACGTCAGGGCCAGGAACTCTATAAAGAGATGCAAAAACGCGGCTGGGATGTGAAAGAGACCGCCGTGATGGCCATTACCGCCGACGAGCTGGATACCGCCCGCCGTCGCACCACCGGTTCCATGGACGCGCTGAAAGCGGCCGGCTTCCCGGAAAAACAGATTTATAAAGTCCCAACCAAATCCAACGATATCCCGGGGGCCTTCGACGCTGCCAACTCCATGCTGGTTCAGCATCCGGAGGTCAAACACTGGCTGGTGGTTGGCATGAACGATAACACCGTGCTGGGCGGCGTGCGCGCCACGGAAGGTCAGGGCTTTAAAGCGCCTGATGTGATCGGCATCGGCATCAACGGCGTCGACGCGGTGAGTGAACTCTCTAAAGCGCAGGCGACCGGGTTCTACGGCTCTCTGCTGCCAAGCCCGGACGTACACGGCTATAAATCCAGCGAAATGCTGTACAACTGGGTCACCAAAGGGGTTGAACCGCCGAAATTTACTGAAGTGACCGACGTGGTGCTGATCACCCGCGACAACTTCAAAGAGGAGCTGGCGAAAAAAGGACTGGGCGGTAAGTAA
- the azuC gene encoding stress response protein AzuC has protein sequence MKLRKILKSMWANYCNTFKDVPPGAMF, from the coding sequence ATGAAACTGCGCAAAATCCTGAAAAGCATGTGGGCTAACTACTGCAACACATTTAAAGACGTGCCGCCAGGCGCAATGTTCTGA
- a CDS encoding YecR-like lipofamily protein: protein MKRVYVVGTILLLAGCSINREAQVSSLDAPNGIVRLDYGQAALQNAWSDEYVNNGTATKACQGMGYATASAYGQPIKTCTLISGSLCLNESVTIQYKCMGYAVKPASNNPWY from the coding sequence ATGAAAAGAGTCTACGTTGTCGGTACGATCCTGCTGCTCGCGGGATGTAGCATCAACCGCGAGGCACAGGTGAGTAGCCTGGATGCGCCGAACGGGATAGTCCGCCTCGACTATGGTCAGGCCGCGCTGCAAAACGCCTGGTCTGATGAATATGTTAATAACGGCACCGCAACTAAAGCGTGTCAGGGCATGGGATATGCCACCGCGTCTGCCTATGGTCAGCCCATTAAAACCTGCACCCTGATTAGCGGCTCACTGTGTCTGAACGAGAGCGTCACTATCCAGTACAAATGCATGGGTTATGCTGTTAAACCGGCCTCTAATAACCCGTGGTATTAA
- a CDS encoding RpiB/LacA/LacB family sugar-phosphate isomerase codes for MKIALMMENSQAAKNPLILKELKTVADEKGFPVFNVGMSDENDHHLTYIHLGIMASILLNAKAVDFVVTGCGTGQGALMSLNIHPGVICGYCIDPADAFLFAQINNGNALSLPFAKGFGWGAELNVRFIFEKAFTGRKGEGYPPERKEPQVRNAGILNQVKAAVVKENYLDTLRAIDPELVKTAVSGQRFQQCFFENCQDKEIEAFVREIVG; via the coding sequence ATGAAAATCGCACTGATGATGGAAAACAGCCAGGCCGCTAAAAATCCATTGATACTGAAAGAGTTAAAAACGGTCGCCGACGAAAAAGGGTTCCCGGTGTTTAACGTTGGGATGAGCGACGAGAACGACCATCATCTGACCTATATCCATCTGGGCATTATGGCGAGCATTTTGCTGAACGCGAAGGCCGTTGATTTTGTTGTGACGGGATGTGGAACGGGCCAGGGGGCGCTGATGTCGCTGAACATCCACCCGGGCGTGATCTGCGGCTACTGCATCGATCCTGCGGATGCGTTTCTCTTCGCTCAGATCAACAACGGTAACGCGCTTTCACTGCCGTTTGCCAAAGGCTTTGGCTGGGGCGCTGAGCTGAACGTACGCTTTATTTTCGAAAAAGCGTTCACCGGGCGCAAGGGAGAAGGTTACCCGCCAGAGCGTAAGGAGCCACAGGTCCGTAACGCGGGGATCCTGAATCAGGTGAAAGCGGCTGTGGTGAAAGAGAACTATCTGGACACGTTACGGGCTATCGATCCTGAGCTGGTGAAAACTGCCGTATCCGGCCAGCGCTTCCAGCAGTGCTTCTTTGAAAATTGTCAGGACAAAGAGATCGAGGCTTTTGTGCGCGAGATTGTCGGCTAA
- a CDS encoding non-heme ferritin-like protein has translation MTTQTMMQKLNAQMNLEFYASNLHLHLSEWCSENRLNGTATFFRTQAQSNVTHMMRVFDFMKGAGANPIVKAPDAINGHYSSLEELFQKTLEEYEQRCVTLNKLADEARAQHDSTTLQFLRDMDKEQQQDGILLNALADELRNAQLAGLCPEQTDRHLLDLVTVQHH, from the coding sequence ATGACTACCCAAACGATGATGCAAAAACTCAATGCGCAGATGAACCTGGAGTTCTATGCGTCGAATCTGCACCTCCATTTGAGCGAGTGGTGTTCTGAAAACCGTCTCAACGGTACCGCCACTTTTTTTCGTACCCAGGCGCAGAGTAACGTCACCCATATGATGCGCGTCTTTGACTTTATGAAAGGCGCAGGGGCAAACCCTATCGTCAAAGCCCCTGATGCGATTAATGGTCACTACTCCTCGCTGGAGGAGTTATTCCAGAAAACGCTTGAAGAGTATGAGCAACGCTGTGTCACGCTGAATAAACTGGCTGATGAAGCCAGGGCACAGCATGACAGTACTACCCTGCAGTTCTTGCGCGATATGGACAAAGAGCAGCAGCAGGACGGCATACTGCTCAATGCGCTGGCGGATGAGCTCCGCAATGCACAGCTGGCCGGTTTATGCCCGGAACAGACCGACCGCCACCTGCTTGATCTGGTGACCGTACAGCACCACTAA
- the ftnA gene encoding non-heme ferritin, whose amino-acid sequence MLKTEMIDKLNAQMNLELFSSLLYQQMSAWCSYHSFEGAAAFLRRHAQEEMTHMQRLFDYLTDTGSLPRIDNVASPFAEYGSLDELFRATYEHEQLITQKINELVHAAMTSQDYPTFNFLQWYVAEQHEEEKLFKSVLDKLSLVGKTGEGLYFIDKELSTLDTQN is encoded by the coding sequence ATGCTGAAAACTGAAATGATCGACAAGCTCAATGCTCAGATGAACCTTGAGCTTTTTTCATCCCTGCTCTACCAGCAGATGAGCGCCTGGTGCAGCTATCACAGCTTTGAAGGTGCCGCCGCGTTCCTGCGTCGTCACGCGCAGGAAGAGATGACCCACATGCAGCGTCTCTTTGATTATCTGACAGATACCGGCAGCCTGCCGCGCATTGATAACGTGGCATCGCCGTTTGCGGAGTATGGCTCGCTTGATGAACTGTTCCGTGCCACTTACGAGCACGAGCAGCTAATAACCCAGAAAATTAACGAACTGGTGCATGCGGCAATGACCAGCCAGGATTATCCAACCTTTAATTTCCTGCAGTGGTATGTCGCTGAACAACACGAAGAAGAGAAGCTGTTTAAATCTGTGCTGGATAAATTGTCGCTGGTCGGTAAAACCGGTGAAGGTCTTTACTTTATTGATAAAGAACTCTCAACGCTGGATACCCAGAATTAA
- a CDS encoding DUF2766 family protein — protein sequence MSQNLSADQELVSDVVACQLVIKQILDVLDVIAPVEVREKMSTQLKNIDFTSHPAAADPVTLRAIQKAIALIELRFTPQGESH from the coding sequence ATGTCTCAAAACCTGAGCGCCGATCAGGAGCTGGTGTCTGATGTCGTCGCATGCCAGCTGGTCATCAAACAAATCCTTGATGTATTAGATGTTATTGCGCCGGTCGAAGTGCGCGAGAAGATGTCCACCCAGCTGAAAAACATCGATTTTACCAGCCATCCCGCGGCGGCAGATCCGGTCACGCTTCGGGCGATCCAGAAAGCTATCGCGCTGATTGAACTGCGATTCACGCCGCAGGGCGAGTCTCACTAA
- a CDS encoding YecA family protein, translating to MTEGPLNESEMEWLEETLMSYGHDDASVIDVSELDGMLTAVLSGPVVVEPDTWLVAVWGGEKYIPRWKNDREMNRFIDLCFKHMNDIAERLSEFPEQFEPMFGYNDVDGQSYTVVEEWCYGYMRGVSLTDWSALPEELKADLDAIALHGSEEHSEKLDALSEEEYIASIERIQPAALRLYDYWSANPQQPEAQKPIVNGTKVGRNDPCPCGSGKKFKSCCLH from the coding sequence ATGACTGAAGGCCCATTAAATGAAAGCGAAATGGAGTGGCTGGAAGAGACGTTAATGTCTTACGGTCATGACGATGCGTCCGTGATTGACGTGTCCGAACTGGACGGCATGCTTACGGCAGTGCTTTCCGGCCCCGTGGTTGTCGAGCCAGACACCTGGCTGGTGGCGGTATGGGGCGGCGAGAAATATATCCCGCGCTGGAAAAACGATCGTGAAATGAACCGTTTTATCGATCTCTGCTTTAAGCATATGAACGATATTGCTGAGCGCCTGAGCGAATTCCCGGAACAGTTTGAGCCAATGTTTGGTTATAACGACGTGGACGGCCAGAGCTACACCGTTGTGGAAGAGTGGTGCTATGGCTATATGCGCGGCGTGTCGCTGACCGACTGGTCTGCACTGCCTGAAGAGCTGAAAGCGGATCTGGATGCCATTGCGCTTCACGGCTCAGAAGAGCACAGCGAGAAACTGGATGCCCTGAGCGAAGAGGAGTACATCGCCAGCATCGAGCGTATTCAGCCAGCGGCGCTGCGTTTGTACGACTACTGGTCAGCTAACCCTCAGCAGCCGGAAGCGCAGAAACCGATTGTGAACGGCACAAAGGTCGGGCGTAACGATCCGTGTCCGTGCGGCAGCGGGAAGAAGTTTAAGAGCTGTTGCCTGCACTGA
- the araG gene encoding L-arabinose ABC transporter ATP-binding protein AraG encodes MRQSDPYLSFRGIGKTFPGVNALTDISFDCYAGQVHALMGENGAGKSTLLKILSGNYTPTTGTLAIRGEEVAFADTTAALNAGVAIIYQELHLIPEMTVAENIYLGQLPHKSGVVNRSLLNYEAGLQLKHLGLDVDPQTPLKYLSIGQWQMVEIAKALARNAKIIAFDEPTSSLSAREIENLFRVIRELRKEGRIILYVSHRMEEIFALSDAITVFKDGRYVRTFTDMEQVNHDQLVQAMVGRELGDIYHWQPREYGPERLKLENVKAPGVRTPISLSVRSGEIVGLFGLVGAGRSELMKGLFGGTRITEGQVSIDGQRVDIQKPAHAIQAGMMLCPEDRKAEGIIPVHSVRDNINISARRKFIRAGCLINDGWEESNADHHIRSLNIKTPGPEQLIMNLSGGNQQKAILGRWLSEDMKVILLDEPTRGIDVGAKHEIYNVIYELAKRGVAVLFASSDLPEVLGVADRIVVMREGEIAGELLHEQANEQQALSLAMPKVSQAVA; translated from the coding sequence ATGCGACAGTCTGATCCGTATCTCTCTTTTCGCGGTATCGGGAAAACTTTTCCCGGTGTCAACGCGCTGACCGATATCAGCTTCGACTGCTATGCCGGTCAGGTGCACGCCCTGATGGGCGAAAATGGCGCCGGAAAATCCACGCTGTTGAAAATCCTCAGCGGCAACTACACGCCAACCACCGGCACGCTGGCCATTCGTGGCGAAGAGGTGGCATTTGCTGATACCACCGCCGCGCTCAACGCCGGGGTGGCCATCATCTATCAGGAGCTGCACCTGATCCCTGAGATGACGGTGGCGGAAAACATCTATTTAGGCCAGCTTCCGCACAAAAGCGGCGTGGTGAATCGTTCGCTACTTAATTATGAAGCGGGGCTGCAGTTGAAGCACCTTGGCCTGGACGTCGATCCCCAGACGCCACTGAAATATCTCTCCATCGGCCAATGGCAGATGGTTGAAATTGCCAAGGCGCTGGCGCGTAACGCCAAAATCATTGCCTTTGACGAACCGACCAGTTCGCTGTCCGCACGTGAAATCGAGAATTTGTTCCGGGTGATCCGCGAGCTGCGTAAAGAAGGCCGCATTATTTTGTATGTTTCGCACCGTATGGAAGAGATTTTTGCCTTAAGCGATGCCATCACCGTGTTTAAAGATGGTCGCTACGTGCGCACGTTTACCGACATGGAGCAGGTCAACCACGACCAGCTCGTCCAGGCGATGGTCGGCCGCGAGCTGGGGGATATCTATCACTGGCAGCCTCGCGAATACGGTCCTGAGCGCCTGAAGCTGGAGAATGTTAAAGCACCGGGCGTGCGGACGCCGATCTCGCTCTCGGTGCGCAGCGGTGAAATCGTCGGGCTGTTTGGTCTGGTGGGGGCGGGACGCAGCGAGTTAATGAAAGGCCTGTTTGGCGGTACACGCATCACCGAAGGTCAGGTTTCCATTGACGGGCAGCGGGTCGATATCCAGAAGCCTGCGCATGCCATTCAGGCCGGCATGATGCTCTGCCCGGAAGACCGCAAAGCCGAAGGCATTATTCCGGTGCACTCGGTCCGCGACAACATCAATATTTCCGCCCGGCGGAAGTTTATTCGCGCCGGTTGCCTGATCAACGACGGCTGGGAGGAGAGCAACGCCGACCACCATATCCGTTCGCTGAACATCAAAACGCCGGGCCCGGAACAGCTGATCATGAATCTTTCCGGCGGTAACCAGCAGAAGGCGATTTTAGGTCGCTGGCTGTCGGAGGATATGAAGGTCATTTTGCTGGATGAGCCAACGCGCGGCATCGATGTGGGGGCGAAACACGAAATTTATAACGTGATTTATGAGCTGGCAAAACGCGGTGTGGCGGTGCTGTTCGCCTCCAGCGATCTGCCTGAGGTGCTGGGCGTCGCCGATCGCATTGTTGTGATGCGTGAAGGGGAAATCGCCGGTGAATTGCTTCATGAACAGGCGAATGAACAACAGGCGTTGAGCCTCGCCATGCCGAAAGTTAGCCAGGCTGTCGCCTGA